In Cyanobium sp. Tous-M-B4, a single genomic region encodes these proteins:
- a CDS encoding DEAD/DEAH box helicase — protein MLSSDAPELVDFASFGLGEPILKAVTEKGYTKPSPIQGQCIPAVLAGHDVMAAAQTGTGKTAGFTLPMLERLRHGPHARAGIVRSLVLTPTRELAAQVGESVRAYGRYLELRSDVVFGGVKVNPQISRLQRGTDVLVATPGRLMDLYQQKALRLDRVEILVLDEADRMLDMGFIRDIQKILALLPPKRQNLLFSATFSGDIRRLATGLLHNPVQLQATPENRTAPTVEHLLHPCDMDRKADLLSHLISSNNWQQVLVFSRTKHGANRMAERLTREGMSASAIHGNKSQGARTRALADFKAGSLRVLVATDLAARGIDIHQLPHVVNLDLPNQAEDYVHRIGRTGRAGHNGHAISLVAAEESELLRAIERMIGTRLPRQEVPGFEPKVLSAPPLDLSGGRGKGRGGGARRGGPPAGPSRSGSDGGRRGRYSSGR, from the coding sequence GTGCTCAGCAGCGATGCTCCTGAGCTGGTCGACTTTGCATCGTTTGGGCTGGGTGAGCCGATCTTGAAGGCGGTAACCGAAAAGGGTTACACCAAGCCCTCACCGATCCAGGGCCAGTGCATCCCGGCGGTGCTGGCGGGTCATGACGTGATGGCGGCGGCCCAGACCGGCACGGGCAAGACCGCCGGTTTCACCCTGCCGATGCTGGAGCGGCTGCGCCACGGCCCCCACGCCCGCGCCGGCATTGTGCGCTCCCTAGTGCTCACCCCCACCCGCGAGCTGGCTGCGCAGGTGGGCGAAAGCGTGCGGGCTTATGGCCGCTACCTCGAACTGCGCAGCGACGTGGTGTTCGGCGGGGTCAAGGTGAATCCTCAGATTTCCAGGTTGCAGCGCGGCACTGACGTGCTGGTGGCCACACCGGGCCGGTTGATGGACCTCTACCAGCAGAAAGCCCTGCGGCTCGACCGGGTCGAGATCCTGGTGCTCGATGAGGCCGACCGGATGCTGGATATGGGCTTCATCCGCGATATCCAGAAAATCCTGGCCCTGCTGCCGCCCAAGCGTCAAAACCTGCTCTTCTCAGCCACCTTCTCCGGGGATATTCGCCGCCTCGCCACCGGTCTGCTGCACAACCCCGTGCAGCTCCAGGCCACTCCCGAAAACCGCACCGCTCCCACGGTGGAGCACCTGTTGCATCCCTGCGACATGGACCGCAAGGCTGATCTGCTCAGCCACCTGATCAGCAGCAATAACTGGCAGCAGGTGCTGGTGTTTTCCCGCACCAAGCACGGTGCCAACCGCATGGCCGAGCGACTCACCCGCGAGGGGATGTCGGCTTCGGCTATCCATGGCAACAAAAGCCAGGGAGCTCGTACCCGAGCCCTGGCCGACTTCAAGGCTGGTTCTTTGCGGGTGCTGGTGGCAACAGACCTGGCGGCCCGGGGCATTGACATTCACCAGCTGCCCCACGTCGTCAACCTAGACCTGCCGAACCAGGCCGAGGACTACGTTCACCGGATTGGCCGCACCGGCCGGGCCGGCCACAACGGCCATGCCATTTCCCTGGTGGCAGCAGAGGAAAGTGAGCTGCTGCGGGCCATTGAGCGCATGATCGGCACCCGTCTGCCGCGGCAGGAGGTGCCCGGTTTTGAACCCAAGGTGCTATCAGCTCCACCCTTGGATCTCAGTGGTGGGAGGGGTAAGGGCAGGGGCGGTGGTGCTCGCCGTGGTGGACCGCCAGCTGGACCCTCCCGCAGCGGTAGTGATGGGGGCCGCCGGGGTCGCTACAGCTCTGGGCGCTGA
- a CDS encoding DUF6464 family protein, producing MRVELRLIGSDRLLDWLEVPELAEVPHPGRWLEAGGRSFLVLQRRHRYQLRNGRYELASVALQVKPQRQPTDARWWQNQWVIGNPDCRFNARSPLLRCAVLPDGPCERCSHFACP from the coding sequence ATGAGGGTGGAGCTGCGCCTGATCGGCAGCGATCGCCTGCTCGATTGGCTAGAGGTGCCTGAGCTGGCTGAGGTGCCCCATCCGGGCCGCTGGCTTGAGGCTGGCGGCCGCAGTTTTCTAGTGCTGCAGCGGCGCCACCGCTATCAATTGCGCAATGGCCGCTACGAACTTGCCAGCGTCGCTCTGCAGGTGAAGCCCCAGCGCCAGCCCACCGATGCCCGCTGGTGGCAAAACCAGTGGGTGATCGGCAACCCCGATTGCCGTTTCAACGCCCGCAGCCCGCTGCTGCGCTGTGCCGTGCTTCCTGATGGCCCATGCGAGCGCTGCAGCCACTTCGCCTGTCCCTAG